The following are encoded in a window of Castanea sativa cultivar Marrone di Chiusa Pesio chromosome 5, ASM4071231v1 genomic DNA:
- the LOC142633826 gene encoding cytochrome P450 77A1, with product MDFKDLLVLFLSLIFLRLWWRYWSITGGGPKNLPPGPPGWPIIGNLGQIILQGRPFIFIVRDLRAKYGPIFTMQMGQRTLVIVTSSELIHEALVQRGPEFASRPADSPIRLIFSVGKCAINSAVYGPLWRTLRRNFVTELINPNRIKQCSWIRKWALENHIKRLQKEAFEEGFVEVMSNCRLTICSVLICLCFGAKISEDEIKKIESVLKDVMLMTTPKLPDFLPVLTPLFRKQVKEAKELRKKQLECLVPLVRKRKAFVESGGKSNSTNVEMASPIGAAYIDSLFGLEVPGRGKLGEEELVTLCSEVINAGTDTSATTVEWALLHLVMNQEIQEKLYKEIVEHVGKEGLVTENDVEKMSYLGAVIKETFRRHPPSHFVLSHAATKETKLGGYNIPEDASVEFYTAWVTEDPGMWEDPNEFKPERFLVGDGVDVDVTGNRGVKMVPFGAGRRICPAMTLGTLHVNLLLARMVHAFKWVPVPGAPPDPTETFAFTVVMKNPLKAVILPRVKG from the coding sequence TGGCGCTACTGGTCCATCACCGGCGGCGGCCCCAAAAACCTTCCTCCTGGGCCTCCGGGCTGGCCTATAATCGGAAATCTAGGCCAAATCATCCTCCAAGGCCGTCCATTCATCTTCATAGTACGTGATTTACGTGCAAAATATGGTCCAATCTTCACCATGCAAATGGGACAACGCACACTAGTGATTGTCACCAGCTCTGAGCTCATCCATGAAGCCCTAGTTCAACGAGGCCCCGAGTTCGCGAGCCGCCCAGCTGACTCGCCCATCCGGCTCATATTCAGTGTCGGAAAATGTGCTATCAACTCGGCCGTGTACGGTCCTCTGTGGCGAACACTAAGGCGTAACTTCGTGACCGAGTTGATAAACCCAAATAGAATAAAACAGTGCAGTTGGATACGTAAATGGGCACTCGAAAACCACATCAAAAGGCTCCAAAAAGAGGCTTTTGAAGAAGGGTTTGTCGAGGTTATGAGTAACTGTAGGCTCACTATCTGTAGCGTCCTGATATGTCTTTGCTTCGGAGCAAAAATCTCTGAGGATGAGATtaaaaagattgaaagtgtGTTAAAGGACGTGATGTTGATGACAACTCCAAAGCTTCCAGATTTCTTGCCAGTACTCACTCCTTTGTTTCGTAAGCAAGTCAAAGAAGCTAAAGAGTTGAGAAAGAAACAGCTCGAGTGTTTGGTTCCATTGGTGAGAAAGAGGAAAGCTTTTGTAGAAAGCGGTGGAAAAAGTAACAGTACCAACGTTGAAATGGCGAGTCCTATTGGTGCTGCTTATATAGACTCTCTATTTGGGCTTGAAGTTCCTGGTAGAGGCAAGCTAGGTGAGGAAGAGCTTGTGACATTGTGTTCGGAAGTGATAAATGCTGGGACTGATACAAGTGCTACAACAGTGGAATGGGCTTTGCTTCACTTGGTGATGAACCAAGAGATTCAAGAAAAGTTGTACAAGGAAATAGTTGAACATGTTGGGAAAGAAGGGTTGGTGACTGAGAATGATGTGGAGAAAATGAGCTATCTTGGTGCTGTGATCAAAGAAACATTTAGGAGGCACCCACCAAGTCATTTTGTGCTATCTCATGCGGCTACCAAGGAGACTAAGCTAGGTGGGTACAATATACCTGAGGATGCAAGTGTGGAATTTTACACTGCTTGGGTTACTGAGGATCCGGGTATGTGGGAGGATCCGAATGAGTTTAAACCCGAGAGGTTTTTGGTGGGTGATGGGGTTGATGTGGATGTGACTGGGAATAGAGGGGTCAAGATGGTGCCATTTGGAGCTGGGAGGAGGATTTGTCCGGCAATGACTTTGGGTACTTTGCATGTGAATCTCTTGCTGGCTAGGATGGTTCATGCTTTCAAGTGGGTTCCGGTTCCCGGTGCCCCGCCCGACCCGACTGAGACTTTTGCTTTTACTGTTGTTATGAAGAACCCTCTCAAAGCTGTTATCTTGCCTAGGGTGAAAggttaa